In Rattus norvegicus strain BN/NHsdMcwi chromosome 1, GRCr8, whole genome shotgun sequence, a genomic segment contains:
- the Cep78 gene encoding centrosomal protein of 78 kDa isoform X2, with the protein MIDSVKLRRDCATDFFSHYEYLCALQDSAPLPAVRACLRDGVLDFNADRLRAVDWAPLLSSLRVNRDLPLVAIKSSFQPWLGESVLRSGVICQGIKNSVTLKTVNFTGCNLTWQGASHMAKILKYQTMRRHEETWAESLRYRRPDLDCMAGLRRITLNCNTLIGDQGASAFADSLSEDLWLRALDLQQCGLTSEGAKALLEALETNRTLVVLDIRKNPLIDHSMMKAVIRKVLQNGRSATSEYQWVTSPSLKELPKTTKQKKKTIVLGSSRKGKATIRVGLATKKPVSNGRKHGLSKDSYAPDPLPPGASGFLPWRTAERARRNRSFPLIKTHDLSNHLQQSDFPVTVTVESPSSSETDESEDSSESVHEVPQKTSIRQETLQEKLEECLKQLKEERVTRLKTDKRISELEHENAQLRNINFSLSEALQAQSLTSMILDDEGVLGSIENSFQKFHAFLDLLKDAGLGQLATMAGIDQSDFHLLGRPQMSSTVNTPVEEQKGLEDENLDLKQTAVGQMQDIGFQKITSDPMVPLPLDTNQVPASTQEAAGSSRDHLGVVALEQQEGSAVGFIAITGSPSADGISGGRSLEEVVLSKHSRSSSGKGSTASEPSRRQSAERHSRKDLHSDSDSPVNSKGKGPGEKRSLLNEPIKSESLKKCVSIKKENRIVTVSSKSIKSKPNLLEHSESDTIGSDFEFQEHDHSSAHLT; encoded by the exons ATGATCGACTCTGTGAAGCTCCGTCGCGACTGCGCGACCGACTTCTTCTCGCACTATGAGTACCTGTGCGCGCTGCAGGACTCGGCGCCGCTGCCCGCCGTGCGCGCCTGCCTGCGGGATGGCGTGCTGGACTTCAATGCCGACCGGCTGCGCGCGGTGGACTGGGCACCGCTGCTCAGCTCGCTCAGGGTGAACCGTGACCTGCCGCTGGTGGCCATCAAGAGCTCCTTCCAGCCGTGGCTCGGGGAGTCAGTTCTACGGTCCGGAG ttatttGTCAAGGTATAAAGAACTCCGTCACTCTCAAGACCGTCAACTTCACAGGATGCAATCTGACGTGGCAAGGAGCCAGTCATATGGCCAAGATCTTAAAG TATCAAACCATGAGAAGACATGAAGAGACCTGGGCTGAGAGTCTTCGCTACAGGAGGCCGGATCTTGACTGCATGGCCGGCTTAAGGCGCATCACACTGAATTGCAACACACTCATTGGTGACCAGGGTGCAAGTGCTTTTGCAGACTCTCTCAGTGAGGATTTATGGCTTCGGG CACTTGACCTGCAGCAGTGCGGCCTTACCAGTGAAGGGGCGAAGGCTTTACTGGAGGCCTTGGAAACCAACAGAACCCTGGTCGTTCTGGATATAAGGAAAAACCCACTTATTG ATCATTCTATGATGAAAGCAGTTATCAGAAAGGTTCTCCAGAACGGAAGGAGTGCAACTTCAGAG TACCAGTGGGTAACGTCCCCGTCACTGAAGGAACTGCCCAAAACCactaagcagaaaaagaaaacgaTCGTCCTAGGAAGCAGTCGAAAAGGAAAAGCTACTATTCGAGTTG GTTTAGCTACAAAGAAACCTGTGAGTAATGGGAGAAAACATGGGCTCAGTAAAGACTCCTATGCTCCCGACCCTCTGCCTCCAGGCGCGTCTGGTTTCTTGCCCTGGCGCACGGCAGAACGTGCAAGAAGAAACAG GAGTTTTCCATTAATCAAAACTCATGATCTGTCTAATCACCTGCAG CAATCAGATTTCCCTGTGACTGTGACAGTAGAAAGTCCTTCATCCTCAGAAACTGACGAGTCTGAGGATTCTTCAGAAAGTGTCCATGAAGTGCCTCAGAAAACCAGCATAAGACAAGAAACATTACAG GAGAAGCTGGAGGAGTGCCTAAAGCAGCTAAAGGAGGAGAGAGTGACCCGCCTCAAAACTGACAAGCGCATCAGTGAG CTGGAACATGAAAATGCCCAGCTAAGAAATATAAATTTCTCCCTGTCTGAAGCCCTTCAAGCACAGTCATTGACGAGCATGATCCTGGACGATGAAGGAGTCTTGGGCAGCATCGAGAATTCTTTTCAGAAGTTCCACGCCTTTTTGGATCTCCTTAAAGATGCTGG GCTCGGGCAGCTTGCCACTATGGCTGGTATAGATCAGTCAGATTTCCACCTGTTAGGTCGTCCCCAGATGAGTTCTACGGTTAACACacctgtggaagaacagaaaggacTTGAAGATGAAAATCTGGATCTGAAGCAGACTGCTGTAGGACAAATGCAGGACATCGGT TTTCAGAAGATTACAAGTGATCCTATGGTTCCTTTACCTCTCGACACCAACCAGGTTCCAGCTTCCACACAAGAGGCAGCAGGATCTTCTCGAGACCACCTGGGGGTTGTAGCCCTGGAGCAGCAGGAGGGCTCTGCAGTGGGATTCATTGCTATAACAGGCTCTCCTTCAGCAGATGGCATTTCAGGAGGCAGAAGTCTAGAAGAGGTGGTGTTGTCAAAGCACAGCAGGTCTTCTTCAGGCAAAGGGAGCACAGCAAGCGAGCCCTCCAGAAGGCAGTCTGCTGAGAGACACTCCAGGAAGGACCTGCATTCCGACTCCGACTCCCCTGTGAACTCAAAAGGCAAAGGACCTGGGGAAAAGAGGTCTTTGCTTAATGAGCCAATTAAAAGTGAATCTTTGAAAAAATGTGTTTctatcaagaaagaaaatagaatagtGACTGTATCATCAAAGAGTATCAAAAGTAAACCCAATCTGCTAGAACATTCTGAAAGTGATACTATTGGGTCTGATTTTGAATTTCAAGAGCATGACCATTCGTCAGCACACCTGACCTGA
- the Cep78 gene encoding centrosomal protein of 78 kDa isoform X3: protein MIDSVKLRRDCATDFFSHYEYLCALQDSAPLPAVRACLRDGVLDFNADRLRAVDWAPLLSSLRVNRDLPLVAIKSSFQPWLGESVLRSGVICQGIKNSVTLKTVNFTGCNLTWQGASHMAKILKYQTMRRHEETWAESLRYRRPDLDCMAGLRRITLNCNTLIGDQGASAFADSLSEDLWLRALDLQQCGLTSEGAKALLEALETNRTLVVLDIRKNPLIDHSMMKAVIRKVLQNGRSATSEYQWVTSPSLKELPKTTKQKKKTIVLGSSRKGKATIRVGLATKKPVSNGRKHGLSKDSYAPDPLPPGASGFLPWRTAERARRNRSFPLIKTHDLSNHLQQSDFPVTVTVESPSSSETDESEDSSESVHEVPQKTSIRQETLQEKLEECLKQLKEERVTRLKTDKRISELEHENAQLRNINFSLSEALQAQSLTSMILDDEGVLGSIENSFQKFHAFLDLLKDAGLGQLATMAGIDQSDFHLLGRPQMSSTVNTPVEEQKGLEDENLDLKQTAVGQMQDIGVPASTQEAAGSSRDHLGVVALEQQEGSAVGFIAITGSPSADGISGGRSLEEVVLSKHSRSSSGKGSTASEPSRRQSAERHSRKDLHSDSDSPVNSKGKGPGEKRSLLNEPIKSESLKKCVSIKKENRIVTVSSKSIKSKPNLLEHSESDTIGSDFEFQEHDHSSAHLT from the exons ATGATCGACTCTGTGAAGCTCCGTCGCGACTGCGCGACCGACTTCTTCTCGCACTATGAGTACCTGTGCGCGCTGCAGGACTCGGCGCCGCTGCCCGCCGTGCGCGCCTGCCTGCGGGATGGCGTGCTGGACTTCAATGCCGACCGGCTGCGCGCGGTGGACTGGGCACCGCTGCTCAGCTCGCTCAGGGTGAACCGTGACCTGCCGCTGGTGGCCATCAAGAGCTCCTTCCAGCCGTGGCTCGGGGAGTCAGTTCTACGGTCCGGAG ttatttGTCAAGGTATAAAGAACTCCGTCACTCTCAAGACCGTCAACTTCACAGGATGCAATCTGACGTGGCAAGGAGCCAGTCATATGGCCAAGATCTTAAAG TATCAAACCATGAGAAGACATGAAGAGACCTGGGCTGAGAGTCTTCGCTACAGGAGGCCGGATCTTGACTGCATGGCCGGCTTAAGGCGCATCACACTGAATTGCAACACACTCATTGGTGACCAGGGTGCAAGTGCTTTTGCAGACTCTCTCAGTGAGGATTTATGGCTTCGGG CACTTGACCTGCAGCAGTGCGGCCTTACCAGTGAAGGGGCGAAGGCTTTACTGGAGGCCTTGGAAACCAACAGAACCCTGGTCGTTCTGGATATAAGGAAAAACCCACTTATTG ATCATTCTATGATGAAAGCAGTTATCAGAAAGGTTCTCCAGAACGGAAGGAGTGCAACTTCAGAG TACCAGTGGGTAACGTCCCCGTCACTGAAGGAACTGCCCAAAACCactaagcagaaaaagaaaacgaTCGTCCTAGGAAGCAGTCGAAAAGGAAAAGCTACTATTCGAGTTG GTTTAGCTACAAAGAAACCTGTGAGTAATGGGAGAAAACATGGGCTCAGTAAAGACTCCTATGCTCCCGACCCTCTGCCTCCAGGCGCGTCTGGTTTCTTGCCCTGGCGCACGGCAGAACGTGCAAGAAGAAACAG GAGTTTTCCATTAATCAAAACTCATGATCTGTCTAATCACCTGCAG CAATCAGATTTCCCTGTGACTGTGACAGTAGAAAGTCCTTCATCCTCAGAAACTGACGAGTCTGAGGATTCTTCAGAAAGTGTCCATGAAGTGCCTCAGAAAACCAGCATAAGACAAGAAACATTACAG GAGAAGCTGGAGGAGTGCCTAAAGCAGCTAAAGGAGGAGAGAGTGACCCGCCTCAAAACTGACAAGCGCATCAGTGAG CTGGAACATGAAAATGCCCAGCTAAGAAATATAAATTTCTCCCTGTCTGAAGCCCTTCAAGCACAGTCATTGACGAGCATGATCCTGGACGATGAAGGAGTCTTGGGCAGCATCGAGAATTCTTTTCAGAAGTTCCACGCCTTTTTGGATCTCCTTAAAGATGCTGG GCTCGGGCAGCTTGCCACTATGGCTGGTATAGATCAGTCAGATTTCCACCTGTTAGGTCGTCCCCAGATGAGTTCTACGGTTAACACacctgtggaagaacagaaaggacTTGAAGATGAAAATCTGGATCTGAAGCAGACTGCTGTAGGACAAATGCAGGACATCGGT GTTCCAGCTTCCACACAAGAGGCAGCAGGATCTTCTCGAGACCACCTGGGGGTTGTAGCCCTGGAGCAGCAGGAGGGCTCTGCAGTGGGATTCATTGCTATAACAGGCTCTCCTTCAGCAGATGGCATTTCAGGAGGCAGAAGTCTAGAAGAGGTGGTGTTGTCAAAGCACAGCAGGTCTTCTTCAGGCAAAGGGAGCACAGCAAGCGAGCCCTCCAGAAGGCAGTCTGCTGAGAGACACTCCAGGAAGGACCTGCATTCCGACTCCGACTCCCCTGTGAACTCAAAAGGCAAAGGACCTGGGGAAAAGAGGTCTTTGCTTAATGAGCCAATTAAAAGTGAATCTTTGAAAAAATGTGTTTctatcaagaaagaaaatagaatagtGACTGTATCATCAAAGAGTATCAAAAGTAAACCCAATCTGCTAGAACATTCTGAAAGTGATACTATTGGGTCTGATTTTGAATTTCAAGAGCATGACCATTCGTCAGCACACCTGACCTGA
- the Cep78 gene encoding centrosomal protein of 78 kDa isoform X1 → MIDSVKLRRDCATDFFSHYEYLCALQDSAPLPAVRACLRDGVLDFNADRLRAVDWAPLLSSLRVNRDLPLVAIKSSFQPWLGESVLRSGGADAHRVCRNRVPSVRSKDISFQLCKALKGCLSVSGVLRNLELNGLILRERDLTSLTKGLSKSASLVHLSLANCPVGDGGLEIICQGIKNSVTLKTVNFTGCNLTWQGASHMAKILKYQTMRRHEETWAESLRYRRPDLDCMAGLRRITLNCNTLIGDQGASAFADSLSEDLWLRALDLQQCGLTSEGAKALLEALETNRTLVVLDIRKNPLIDHSMMKAVIRKVLQNGRSATSEYQWVTSPSLKELPKTTKQKKKTIVLGSSRKGKATIRVGLATKKPVSNGRKHGLSKDSYAPDPLPPGASGFLPWRTAERARRNRSFPLIKTHDLSNHLQQSDFPVTVTVESPSSSETDESEDSSESVHEVPQKTSIRQETLQEKLEECLKQLKEERVTRLKTDKRISELEHENAQLRNINFSLSEALQAQSLTSMILDDEGVLGSIENSFQKFHAFLDLLKDAGLGQLATMAGIDQSDFHLLGRPQMSSTVNTPVEEQKGLEDENLDLKQTAVGQMQDIGVPASTQEAAGSSRDHLGVVALEQQEGSAVGFIAITGSPSADGISGGRSLEEVVLSKHSRSSSGKGSTASEPSRRQSAERHSRKDLHSDSDSPVNSKGKGPGEKRSLLNEPIKSESLKKCVSIKKENRIVTVSSKSIKSKPNLLEHSESDTIGSDFEFQEHDHSSAHLT, encoded by the exons ATGATCGACTCTGTGAAGCTCCGTCGCGACTGCGCGACCGACTTCTTCTCGCACTATGAGTACCTGTGCGCGCTGCAGGACTCGGCGCCGCTGCCCGCCGTGCGCGCCTGCCTGCGGGATGGCGTGCTGGACTTCAATGCCGACCGGCTGCGCGCGGTGGACTGGGCACCGCTGCTCAGCTCGCTCAGGGTGAACCGTGACCTGCCGCTGGTGGCCATCAAGAGCTCCTTCCAGCCGTGGCTCGGGGAGTCAGTTCTACGGTCCGGAG GTGCTGATGCACACAGAGTTTGTAGAAATCGAGTTCCTTCAGTAAGATCCAAAGACATAAGCTTCCAGTTATGTAAGGCTCTTAAAGGCTGCTTAAGTGTATCAGGCGTGCTCAGAAATCTGGAGCTAAATGGGCtgattctgagagagagagatttgactAGTCTAACAAAG GGATTGAGTAAATCAGCCTCTTTGGTGCACCTGTCTCTTGCAAACTGTCCAGTTGGAGATGGAGGTTTAGAAA ttatttGTCAAGGTATAAAGAACTCCGTCACTCTCAAGACCGTCAACTTCACAGGATGCAATCTGACGTGGCAAGGAGCCAGTCATATGGCCAAGATCTTAAAG TATCAAACCATGAGAAGACATGAAGAGACCTGGGCTGAGAGTCTTCGCTACAGGAGGCCGGATCTTGACTGCATGGCCGGCTTAAGGCGCATCACACTGAATTGCAACACACTCATTGGTGACCAGGGTGCAAGTGCTTTTGCAGACTCTCTCAGTGAGGATTTATGGCTTCGGG CACTTGACCTGCAGCAGTGCGGCCTTACCAGTGAAGGGGCGAAGGCTTTACTGGAGGCCTTGGAAACCAACAGAACCCTGGTCGTTCTGGATATAAGGAAAAACCCACTTATTG ATCATTCTATGATGAAAGCAGTTATCAGAAAGGTTCTCCAGAACGGAAGGAGTGCAACTTCAGAG TACCAGTGGGTAACGTCCCCGTCACTGAAGGAACTGCCCAAAACCactaagcagaaaaagaaaacgaTCGTCCTAGGAAGCAGTCGAAAAGGAAAAGCTACTATTCGAGTTG GTTTAGCTACAAAGAAACCTGTGAGTAATGGGAGAAAACATGGGCTCAGTAAAGACTCCTATGCTCCCGACCCTCTGCCTCCAGGCGCGTCTGGTTTCTTGCCCTGGCGCACGGCAGAACGTGCAAGAAGAAACAG GAGTTTTCCATTAATCAAAACTCATGATCTGTCTAATCACCTGCAG CAATCAGATTTCCCTGTGACTGTGACAGTAGAAAGTCCTTCATCCTCAGAAACTGACGAGTCTGAGGATTCTTCAGAAAGTGTCCATGAAGTGCCTCAGAAAACCAGCATAAGACAAGAAACATTACAG GAGAAGCTGGAGGAGTGCCTAAAGCAGCTAAAGGAGGAGAGAGTGACCCGCCTCAAAACTGACAAGCGCATCAGTGAG CTGGAACATGAAAATGCCCAGCTAAGAAATATAAATTTCTCCCTGTCTGAAGCCCTTCAAGCACAGTCATTGACGAGCATGATCCTGGACGATGAAGGAGTCTTGGGCAGCATCGAGAATTCTTTTCAGAAGTTCCACGCCTTTTTGGATCTCCTTAAAGATGCTGG GCTCGGGCAGCTTGCCACTATGGCTGGTATAGATCAGTCAGATTTCCACCTGTTAGGTCGTCCCCAGATGAGTTCTACGGTTAACACacctgtggaagaacagaaaggacTTGAAGATGAAAATCTGGATCTGAAGCAGACTGCTGTAGGACAAATGCAGGACATCGGT GTTCCAGCTTCCACACAAGAGGCAGCAGGATCTTCTCGAGACCACCTGGGGGTTGTAGCCCTGGAGCAGCAGGAGGGCTCTGCAGTGGGATTCATTGCTATAACAGGCTCTCCTTCAGCAGATGGCATTTCAGGAGGCAGAAGTCTAGAAGAGGTGGTGTTGTCAAAGCACAGCAGGTCTTCTTCAGGCAAAGGGAGCACAGCAAGCGAGCCCTCCAGAAGGCAGTCTGCTGAGAGACACTCCAGGAAGGACCTGCATTCCGACTCCGACTCCCCTGTGAACTCAAAAGGCAAAGGACCTGGGGAAAAGAGGTCTTTGCTTAATGAGCCAATTAAAAGTGAATCTTTGAAAAAATGTGTTTctatcaagaaagaaaatagaatagtGACTGTATCATCAAAGAGTATCAAAAGTAAACCCAATCTGCTAGAACATTCTGAAAGTGATACTATTGGGTCTGATTTTGAATTTCAAGAGCATGACCATTCGTCAGCACACCTGACCTGA
- the Cep78 gene encoding centrosomal protein of 78 kDa yields the protein MIDSVKLRRDCATDFFSHYEYLCALQDSAPLPAVRACLRDGVLDFNADRLRAVDWAPLLSSLRVNRDLPLVAIKSSFQPWLGESVLRSGGADAHRVCRNRVPSVRSKDISFQLCKALKGCLSVSGVLRNLELNGLILRERDLTSLTKGLSKSASLVHLSLANCPVGDGGLEIICQGIKNSVTLKTVNFTGCNLTWQGASHMAKILKYQTMRRHEETWAESLRYRRPDLDCMAGLRRITLNCNTLIGDQGASAFADSLSEDLWLRALDLQQCGLTSEGAKALLEALETNRTLVVLDIRKNPLIDHSMMKAVIRKVLQNGRSATSEYQWVTSPSLKELPKTTKQKKKTIVLGSSRKGKATIRVGLATKKPVSNGRKHGLSKDSYAPDPLPPGASGFLPWRTAERARRNRSFPLIKTHDLSNHLQQSDFPVTVTVESPSSSETDESEDSSESVHEVPQKTSIRQETLQEKLEECLKQLKEERVTRLKTDKRISELEHENAQLRNINFSLSEALQAQSLTSMILDDEGVLGSIENSFQKFHAFLDLLKDAGLGQLATMAGIDQSDFHLLGRPQMSSTVNTPVEEQKGLEDENLDLKQTAVGQMQDIGFQKITSDPMVPLPLDTNQVPASTQEAAGSSRDHLGVVALEQQEGSAVGFIAITGSPSADGISGGRSLEEVVLSKHSRSSSGKGSTASEPSRRQSAERHSRKDLHSDSDSPVNSKGKGPGEKRSLLNEPIKSESLKKCVSIKKENRIVTVSSKSIKSKPNLLEHSESDTIGSDFEFQEHDHSSAHLT from the exons ATGATCGACTCTGTGAAGCTCCGTCGCGACTGCGCGACCGACTTCTTCTCGCACTATGAGTACCTGTGCGCGCTGCAGGACTCGGCGCCGCTGCCCGCCGTGCGCGCCTGCCTGCGGGATGGCGTGCTGGACTTCAATGCCGACCGGCTGCGCGCGGTGGACTGGGCACCGCTGCTCAGCTCGCTCAGGGTGAACCGTGACCTGCCGCTGGTGGCCATCAAGAGCTCCTTCCAGCCGTGGCTCGGGGAGTCAGTTCTACGGTCCGGAG GTGCTGATGCACACAGAGTTTGTAGAAATCGAGTTCCTTCAGTAAGATCCAAAGACATAAGCTTCCAGTTATGTAAGGCTCTTAAAGGCTGCTTAAGTGTATCAGGCGTGCTCAGAAATCTGGAGCTAAATGGGCtgattctgagagagagagatttgactAGTCTAACAAAG GGATTGAGTAAATCAGCCTCTTTGGTGCACCTGTCTCTTGCAAACTGTCCAGTTGGAGATGGAGGTTTAGAAA ttatttGTCAAGGTATAAAGAACTCCGTCACTCTCAAGACCGTCAACTTCACAGGATGCAATCTGACGTGGCAAGGAGCCAGTCATATGGCCAAGATCTTAAAG TATCAAACCATGAGAAGACATGAAGAGACCTGGGCTGAGAGTCTTCGCTACAGGAGGCCGGATCTTGACTGCATGGCCGGCTTAAGGCGCATCACACTGAATTGCAACACACTCATTGGTGACCAGGGTGCAAGTGCTTTTGCAGACTCTCTCAGTGAGGATTTATGGCTTCGGG CACTTGACCTGCAGCAGTGCGGCCTTACCAGTGAAGGGGCGAAGGCTTTACTGGAGGCCTTGGAAACCAACAGAACCCTGGTCGTTCTGGATATAAGGAAAAACCCACTTATTG ATCATTCTATGATGAAAGCAGTTATCAGAAAGGTTCTCCAGAACGGAAGGAGTGCAACTTCAGAG TACCAGTGGGTAACGTCCCCGTCACTGAAGGAACTGCCCAAAACCactaagcagaaaaagaaaacgaTCGTCCTAGGAAGCAGTCGAAAAGGAAAAGCTACTATTCGAGTTG GTTTAGCTACAAAGAAACCTGTGAGTAATGGGAGAAAACATGGGCTCAGTAAAGACTCCTATGCTCCCGACCCTCTGCCTCCAGGCGCGTCTGGTTTCTTGCCCTGGCGCACGGCAGAACGTGCAAGAAGAAACAG GAGTTTTCCATTAATCAAAACTCATGATCTGTCTAATCACCTGCAG CAATCAGATTTCCCTGTGACTGTGACAGTAGAAAGTCCTTCATCCTCAGAAACTGACGAGTCTGAGGATTCTTCAGAAAGTGTCCATGAAGTGCCTCAGAAAACCAGCATAAGACAAGAAACATTACAG GAGAAGCTGGAGGAGTGCCTAAAGCAGCTAAAGGAGGAGAGAGTGACCCGCCTCAAAACTGACAAGCGCATCAGTGAG CTGGAACATGAAAATGCCCAGCTAAGAAATATAAATTTCTCCCTGTCTGAAGCCCTTCAAGCACAGTCATTGACGAGCATGATCCTGGACGATGAAGGAGTCTTGGGCAGCATCGAGAATTCTTTTCAGAAGTTCCACGCCTTTTTGGATCTCCTTAAAGATGCTGG GCTCGGGCAGCTTGCCACTATGGCTGGTATAGATCAGTCAGATTTCCACCTGTTAGGTCGTCCCCAGATGAGTTCTACGGTTAACACacctgtggaagaacagaaaggacTTGAAGATGAAAATCTGGATCTGAAGCAGACTGCTGTAGGACAAATGCAGGACATCGGT TTTCAGAAGATTACAAGTGATCCTATGGTTCCTTTACCTCTCGACACCAACCAGGTTCCAGCTTCCACACAAGAGGCAGCAGGATCTTCTCGAGACCACCTGGGGGTTGTAGCCCTGGAGCAGCAGGAGGGCTCTGCAGTGGGATTCATTGCTATAACAGGCTCTCCTTCAGCAGATGGCATTTCAGGAGGCAGAAGTCTAGAAGAGGTGGTGTTGTCAAAGCACAGCAGGTCTTCTTCAGGCAAAGGGAGCACAGCAAGCGAGCCCTCCAGAAGGCAGTCTGCTGAGAGACACTCCAGGAAGGACCTGCATTCCGACTCCGACTCCCCTGTGAACTCAAAAGGCAAAGGACCTGGGGAAAAGAGGTCTTTGCTTAATGAGCCAATTAAAAGTGAATCTTTGAAAAAATGTGTTTctatcaagaaagaaaatagaatagtGACTGTATCATCAAAGAGTATCAAAAGTAAACCCAATCTGCTAGAACATTCTGAAAGTGATACTATTGGGTCTGATTTTGAATTTCAAGAGCATGACCATTCGTCAGCACACCTGACCTGA
- the Cep78 gene encoding centrosomal protein of 78 kDa isoform X5 yields MIDSVKLRRDCATDFFSHYEYLCALQDSAPLPAVRACLRDGVLDFNADRLRAVDWAPLLSSLRVNRDLPLVAIKSSFQPWLGESVLRSGGADAHRVCRNRVPSVRSKDISFQLCKALKGCLSVSGVLRNLELNGLILRERDLTSLTKGLSKSASLVHLSLANCPVGDGGLEIICQGIKNSVTLKTVNFTGCNLTWQGASHMAKILKYQTMRRHEETWAESLRYRRPDLDCMAGLRRITLNCNTLIGDQGASAFADSLSEDLWLRALDLQQCGLTSEGAKALLEALETNRTLVVLDIRKNPLIDHSMMKAVIRKVLQNGRSATSEYQWVTSPSLKELPKTTKQKKKTIVLGSSRKGKATIRVGLATKKPVSNGRKHGLSKDSYAPDPLPPGASGFLPWRTAERARRNRSFPLIKTHDLSNHLQQSDFPVTVTVESPSSSETDESEDSSESVHEVPQKTSIRQETLQEKLEECLKQLKEERVTRLKTDKRISELEHENAQLRNINFSLSEALQAQSLTSMILDDEGVLGSIENSFQKFHAFLDLLKDAGLGQLATMAGIDQSDFHLLGRPQMSSTVNTPVEEQKGLEDENLDLKQTAVGQMQDIGMAFQEAEV; encoded by the exons ATGATCGACTCTGTGAAGCTCCGTCGCGACTGCGCGACCGACTTCTTCTCGCACTATGAGTACCTGTGCGCGCTGCAGGACTCGGCGCCGCTGCCCGCCGTGCGCGCCTGCCTGCGGGATGGCGTGCTGGACTTCAATGCCGACCGGCTGCGCGCGGTGGACTGGGCACCGCTGCTCAGCTCGCTCAGGGTGAACCGTGACCTGCCGCTGGTGGCCATCAAGAGCTCCTTCCAGCCGTGGCTCGGGGAGTCAGTTCTACGGTCCGGAG GTGCTGATGCACACAGAGTTTGTAGAAATCGAGTTCCTTCAGTAAGATCCAAAGACATAAGCTTCCAGTTATGTAAGGCTCTTAAAGGCTGCTTAAGTGTATCAGGCGTGCTCAGAAATCTGGAGCTAAATGGGCtgattctgagagagagagatttgactAGTCTAACAAAG GGATTGAGTAAATCAGCCTCTTTGGTGCACCTGTCTCTTGCAAACTGTCCAGTTGGAGATGGAGGTTTAGAAA ttatttGTCAAGGTATAAAGAACTCCGTCACTCTCAAGACCGTCAACTTCACAGGATGCAATCTGACGTGGCAAGGAGCCAGTCATATGGCCAAGATCTTAAAG TATCAAACCATGAGAAGACATGAAGAGACCTGGGCTGAGAGTCTTCGCTACAGGAGGCCGGATCTTGACTGCATGGCCGGCTTAAGGCGCATCACACTGAATTGCAACACACTCATTGGTGACCAGGGTGCAAGTGCTTTTGCAGACTCTCTCAGTGAGGATTTATGGCTTCGGG CACTTGACCTGCAGCAGTGCGGCCTTACCAGTGAAGGGGCGAAGGCTTTACTGGAGGCCTTGGAAACCAACAGAACCCTGGTCGTTCTGGATATAAGGAAAAACCCACTTATTG ATCATTCTATGATGAAAGCAGTTATCAGAAAGGTTCTCCAGAACGGAAGGAGTGCAACTTCAGAG TACCAGTGGGTAACGTCCCCGTCACTGAAGGAACTGCCCAAAACCactaagcagaaaaagaaaacgaTCGTCCTAGGAAGCAGTCGAAAAGGAAAAGCTACTATTCGAGTTG GTTTAGCTACAAAGAAACCTGTGAGTAATGGGAGAAAACATGGGCTCAGTAAAGACTCCTATGCTCCCGACCCTCTGCCTCCAGGCGCGTCTGGTTTCTTGCCCTGGCGCACGGCAGAACGTGCAAGAAGAAACAG GAGTTTTCCATTAATCAAAACTCATGATCTGTCTAATCACCTGCAG CAATCAGATTTCCCTGTGACTGTGACAGTAGAAAGTCCTTCATCCTCAGAAACTGACGAGTCTGAGGATTCTTCAGAAAGTGTCCATGAAGTGCCTCAGAAAACCAGCATAAGACAAGAAACATTACAG GAGAAGCTGGAGGAGTGCCTAAAGCAGCTAAAGGAGGAGAGAGTGACCCGCCTCAAAACTGACAAGCGCATCAGTGAG CTGGAACATGAAAATGCCCAGCTAAGAAATATAAATTTCTCCCTGTCTGAAGCCCTTCAAGCACAGTCATTGACGAGCATGATCCTGGACGATGAAGGAGTCTTGGGCAGCATCGAGAATTCTTTTCAGAAGTTCCACGCCTTTTTGGATCTCCTTAAAGATGCTGG GCTCGGGCAGCTTGCCACTATGGCTGGTATAGATCAGTCAGATTTCCACCTGTTAGGTCGTCCCCAGATGAGTTCTACGGTTAACACacctgtggaagaacagaaaggacTTGAAGATGAAAATCTGGATCTGAAGCAGACTGCTGTAGGACAAATGCAGGACATCGGT ATGGCATTTCAGGAGGCAGAAGTCTAG